ATTTATCCCTAACTGTATTTTACCAAATATGTCTTGAATACCTTTTGATTAGTCCTATTAATTTACTACTACATGACTTACTATTTCAGTCCGCATTTTTTAAATAATGAAAAGTTATGAACTACTCGCTTAAATATACTAATATTAACTATTTTTTCGTTTATCAAATCCATCAGTTCTTTTGGCTATATTTATTCTAGCGCGGAATTGCCGTTTCTGTCCTTTTCAATTATCTAATTACCGCGGTTCTATTGTTAGTGTTATTTTTCCATGCACTGCGGTCTGTGATTGAAAACCGCTTTTCACTAGTTTGAGCATTATTCCTAACTAACGGAGTGCCAGTAAATTGCTTGGCGGGCGCAGCCTTTACACCGCGACTGGGGTGATATGTATGAAATACATGTCGCCGCTGAGGATGAGATGAGGAGTCTTAGGAATTTATTCCTTAGACTCCCAGCTTGTCCGAACCTCCCAAGACCGCACTTTGGCTTGGGAGGTTGCTTCCAGCGTGGTGCGCCAAGTAATTTACTGGCACGCAGTGGCCAAGTTTATTCAATCCCACGTCAGACGGAATAGAGTCCAAAATAGAACCGTTCTTTTTCAATAATCCCGACAACACAAAAACACCAACCAATTTAACAAACTGGTCGGTGCTTCTAAATTGTATTGAGTTAGCTTACCAAGAAGCTTTTTGAACACCAGGAATTTGACCCTTGTGAGCCAATTGGCGGAAGTTCAAACGGCTCATACCGAACTTACGCATGTAGGCGTGAGGACGGCCGTCGAGCCAGTCACGGTTGTGCACACGTACTGGTGAAGCGTTACGTGGAAGCTTTGACAAGCCAACGTAGTCGCCAGCAGCCTTCAATTCAGCGCGCTTAGCAGCATACTTTGCAACAGTTGCTTCAATCTTCTTTGCTTTAGCAATCTTTGATTTCTTAGCCATTTTTACTTAACCTCCTTGAAAATAGTAACCTTACGCAACTTTGGTGAATACTTCTTTAATTCCAAACGGTCGGGATTGTTACGACGGTTCTTTGAAGTGAGGTAGAGACGTTCGCCGGTTTCGGCTGCTTCTAAAACGATATTTACGCGCATTGTATACTCCAGTTTCTAAAATGAATTTATTTGTGTCCTAACAGGACGATTTATTTAGTGGTGCTTTATTATTTGCTTAGTCAATTTAACAAGATTTAGTATAACACACTCCTTACAAAATGTAAGCATAATTATTGAATTAATCTAAAAACTTCCCACATTAACTTATTGCCGTTATTTTCGTTCCCATTTTAGTGCAAGATAACCCACCGCATCAATCAATAAAAACAACGTTAAACCTAATAAGCTTAAGACAACGACCGCCCCATACATCGTTGGGTAGTCCATTCGTTGCCAAGCATCCATGATAAAGTAGCCCATCCCCCACTGTGTTCCGTACGTTTCCGCGAAAAACAGCACGCTGATTGCAATCCCGAGTGACACCCGGCTTGCCGATAATAAAGCATAGGCACTCGCTGGCAGCGTAATGTGTTTAAATTGTTGCCATTGATTAGCGCGCAAGACGCCGTAAATATTATATAGATTATCGGGAATGTTTTTGACGGCGTCACGGACCGCTAAGACGACTTGCGGAAAAATAATTAAAATTATTAATAATATTTTAGAGCTTTCCCCTAATCCAAATAATACCATCAAAATCGGTAAGAGCGCTAATTTAGGAATCGGGTATGTTAGGTAGATAATTGGATCAAATAAACGATTCGCCCATTTATTCCGCCCCATCCAAACACCAAGTCCAAACCCTAGTATTAGCGAAATAACTAGCCCGCTAATAACTCGTAACAGACTAACGCCAACATGCTTTAATACTTGGTCTTCCCCAAACAGCGTCGGAAATGCCTGCACCACGGCTAACGGTGTTGGCAGCATCACTTTGTTAAATATTTGCGCGGCAACTGTCCACAAAACGACAAGTACAATTGTAGCAAATAATAGACTCACCATTTTATTACCGAAGCGTTTAACCATTGCCAATCACCGCCTTCAACCGTGCCACTAAATCTGCTTCTTGCTCAGGATGTGTAATCATTTCGGCTCCAGTTGGTGTCAGCACGAGAATTTGCTGTCCGAGCAAGATTGCTTCCTGAATATCATGTGTAATGAACAACGTCGTGCCGGGCTTCATTTGCCACGTATCCATGAACAATGTTTGAATTTGTTCGCGTGTATTTGTATCCAATGCTGAAAATGGTTCATCCATCAATAGGACATCAGCAGCCACCGCAAACCCACGGGCCAAACTTACCCGCTGTTGTTGTCCGCCACTCATTTCATGGGGATACTTCGTTTTTAAGTCCATAATCGACAATTTTTCAAACAGCTGCGTAATTACTGTTTGATTGATTGGCTGTTTGGTGATTTTTAAAGCATTTATAACTGCTTGCGTAGCTGTTTCCCAGGGCAACAAGCCGTAATCTTGTGGTACGAGTGCCATGACGTGTTCTTTTGGGATAAATGGCTGACCATTTAAAGTCATCGTGCCACTTGCGAAATCACGTAGCCCGGCCACGACATTCAAAAGTGTTGTTTTACCCACGCCGGATGCACCGATAATCGTTGTGATTTGTCCCACTGGAAATGTAACCGAAAAATCCGCCAAGATTTTTTTCTTGTCGGAATTTACGGTAATATTATTTAATTGTAAGTTTGCATTATTTAAAGTAGACATCGCTTAACACATCTTTTGCTTTCAGATTTTTCTTCAATAAACCCTTACTCTTGGCCCAGCTAAACGCATCATCAATGTCTTTAGCACTAATTTGACTAGCTTTAGGGAACTTATCAATCTTAATTTTGTTGGTTAATTTTGCCGGGAAGCCGACATTTTTAACTAACATTGCGCGATACTTCGCCACCTGCTTGGGGTCGTTGCGGTTATTGTTGATTTGGTTAACCGCTTGATCATAGGCTTTGTAAAATCCTTGAATCGCCGCTTTCTTAGCGCTAATTGTCTTAGCTGGAAAACCAATGATAAATGGATTCAAGCCAATTTTTGTCGTTGAGTCAATCACATGTTGCCCATCAGCTTCGCCCATCGTGATGAATGGTTCGGGTAAGACAGCAGCACTCGCTTTACCGGAATTCAACAATTCCAGCCGTGCTGGCACTGGAGGCACGTCCAACATTTTAACATCACTTTCTTTCATGCCAGCCGCGGCTAA
This is a stretch of genomic DNA from Periweissella cryptocerci. It encodes these proteins:
- the rpsN gene encoding 30S ribosomal protein S14, producing the protein MAKKSKIAKAKKIEATVAKYAAKRAELKAAGDYVGLSKLPRNASPVRVHNRDWLDGRPHAYMRKFGMSRLNFRQLAHKGQIPGVQKASW
- the rpmG gene encoding 50S ribosomal protein L33; translation: MRVNIVLEAAETGERLYLTSKNRRNNPDRLELKKYSPKLRKVTIFKEVK
- a CDS encoding ABC transporter permease; amino-acid sequence: MVKRFGNKMVSLLFATIVLVVLWTVAAQIFNKVMLPTPLAVVQAFPTLFGEDQVLKHVGVSLLRVISGLVISLILGFGLGVWMGRNKWANRLFDPIIYLTYPIPKLALLPILMVLFGLGESSKILLIILIIFPQVVLAVRDAVKNIPDNLYNIYGVLRANQWQQFKHITLPASAYALLSASRVSLGIAISVLFFAETYGTQWGMGYFIMDAWQRMDYPTMYGAVVVLSLLGLTLFLLIDAVGYLALKWERK
- a CDS encoding ABC transporter ATP-binding protein translates to MSTLNNANLQLNNITVNSDKKKILADFSVTFPVGQITTIIGASGVGKTTLLNVVAGLRDFASGTMTLNGQPFIPKEHVMALVPQDYGLLPWETATQAVINALKITKQPINQTVITQLFEKLSIMDLKTKYPHEMSGGQQQRVSLARGFAVAADVLLMDEPFSALDTNTREQIQTLFMDTWQMKPGTTLFITHDIQEAILLGQQILVLTPTGAEMITHPEQEADLVARLKAVIGNG
- a CDS encoding ABC transporter substrate-binding protein; this translates as MKKILGGVVVALAATLVLAGCGNTNSKDTKSGDNKLQTVKLGVMPSTDNLPLLVAANEGLDKQNGVKIEIEPFKSAKDRDAAFQAGKVDGVISDVIALAIYEQGGMDVKVTSTTHDQFDLVADGGTSISDKNGKMVDRIGGVNSIKDLKGKSVIIAKNGGIEYATVKMLAAAGMKESDVKMLDVPPVPARLELLNSGKASAAVLPEPFITMGEADGQHVIDSTTKIGLNPFIIGFPAKTISAKKAAIQGFYKAYDQAVNQINNNRNDPKQVAKYRAMLVKNVGFPAKLTNKIKIDKFPKASQISAKDIDDAFSWAKSKGLLKKNLKAKDVLSDVYFK